From the genome of Solanum stenotomum isolate F172 chromosome 5, ASM1918654v1, whole genome shotgun sequence:
TCACAAGCTAGCATGTTGTGTTTACCTCTATTTATTCTTCATTCATGGCACTACAGTTACCTGTGGatattgatgatcctgaactTGAAGAGCGCATTCTTCAGCATTTGGCTGTTGCTGCTTCAATGGGAAGAGCTCACCATGTGGGTCGAAGGGAGGGCTCAAGAAATCACTCATCCACCAATCACCGTCCACAACTTTTAGTATTTCCAACTCATCATAATTCATCTCCTACCACTTCTGTTTCACCTTATCCTACTGGATCAATTTCTGATCCTGCTGCAACCACAACAGTTGATTCCCCTCTTCCCATTAGCTCCGGTAGCAGTGATTCACCACGACAGATGCCTCACCTTTCATCAGTTCAAAGTGATTCACCACGACAGATGCCTCACCTTTCATCAGTTCAAAGTGATCAACTTTCTGCTTTATCATCTGGTTCTGTTCTAACGCCTGCCACAACACAAGGAATATCTAGTGGTGATAGGTAGTTATGGTTTTCGACATCCTTCCAATTTTATGCACACCTGGGCTTTATCTTAAATTGGTTTATGATGGGTTGGATTGGTAACTCATGcagattttttaaattagctCTCATTTGTTTTTGGGTTTTCTGTCTTTCTAGAAGCTCTTCTAGTTCATCCTTTACACCAATCCATAGGAGAGCTGGACCATCAGAGTTGCAGTCATTTTCAGAGTCCTGGAGATCTCGATTTAGTTCTATGTCTATGAAGTATGAATGACTTCACTCAATTACTTTTATTCTTAATATTAGCAGTTGTActtattttatgtctttttggGGTCATCTTAAGCCTGGTGCGTGCTATATATGGTCTTGTGCTCTAGATATAAAGAATCAATCTCAAAGAATACACGAGGGTGGAAGGAGAGATTGTTTTCTCGAAGTTCTTCAATGCCGGATGCTGGTCCTGTTGGGAGAGAGTCAAATGCTGGAATTGCTAGTCTATCTCACCTGATGGAACGTCTGGAAACTCGAGAAAATAGTAGAGCTGGCTCTGTTTCAGCAGTTACTAATATAGTGGATTCTTCACACACACTCCAAAGAGACCATGGTAATATGCGTACTCATATTGGAAATGGATTGAACAGAAACTCAACAGCTTCTGCTGCAAGTTCAGCTCAGAATTAAGTCTTCTATTTAAGCATTTACCTGGCATCTGTCCTCAGCATTTCATCTTTGAATGTAAGTCATGCCGCCTGTAAAGggaagttttcttttttttcttcagtgAATTTTTGTTTTGCGGTTCTCCTTGTTTATTGCCTTTAAGGATTGCTGTTTCGTTATTAAATTTGGGGATGTTACAATGGGGTTATCATCATTGTCTATTGTTGGTCTCGCTGAATAAAAGGTCAAGAAATATAATCATACACTTCCCTTGTTTGAATGAAAAAACCCTGTTGATACTTTCAAATAGAGACCAATTAATTGAACCAAtcccatttgattttagaagttatgtaatatttattttttcaaaatagatCATAATTTCTTCCTCAGAATGTATGATGAATGGAAGCAAGATTGGATTGACGTACATAAACTTTGTTTTGTTTGAACATTCATCTTGTTTTAAAAAGACAACCCAAATAGTTTTCTGGAAACCAATGACAGATGTTTTTGTTATTAATAACTACTTAGTGGTtgcataattaattaattactgcCTGATTATTAGTTTGGCAGCTATAACTCTACATAAAATGTAGTAGAAATTCAAATCTGAAAAATATGTCAGGTCTATTGCCTCTATCTTGCCAAAAGGGACTTGACGTTACAACAAATTAGGGGGTCACAACTTCTGTGATTGGGAGGTGTCTGAGTTTCAAAGATTGTTGGCCCTACTCTCTAAGCAAGTTATAGCGGGTTGATAAACCCGATGCTCTGTGGTGGTGAGGTTTGGGGTGAGTGGTATGTTCTCAATTAAGTCTTTTCATGAGAAACTTTTGGGTAGGGAAGAGGAAGCTTTCCCTTGTAACGCAATATGAATACTTAAGGTGTCGGCGAAGGTGTGTTTTTTCACATGGCTAGCTACTTGAGGGGTGATCTGATGGCGAAAAATCTTAGAAAGCGGAAGGTTGTCTGCGTCAGCTGGTGTTATATTTGTACGGAGGCGGGAGAGACAGGGATTCTTCTTCAGTGTGGTCTTTCCATGAGGTTATGGTGGAATATGTTAGGTGGTTTGGTACTTCTTGGGCTACACCAAGAACTGTGAAACTGAAAGAATCGTTGCTCAGTTGGAAGGGCaggagaaaaaggagaagacATAGAGCATGGAACGTAGTTCGTCTAGAATTAATATGGGTGGTCTGGAGGGAGAGAAATATGAATGCTTTGAGGGAGTAAAGTCGAGTTTTTCTCAGTAGAGACTACAATAGTCTCTGAtcccttattttcttttggtgcACCCATAGAGTTCTCAATTGTAGTGAAGATTGGGTGGAGTTCGTAGAGAATCATTACATTTTGTAGTTTCTTTCCTTTTGGTATGCCCTTACATACCGCCAAGTCTTTGACCTTGTTTATGAATGAATATACGTTTACTTGACCTTAgcctataaaagaaaaaaacacagcTCTACTACATTTCTGGCTTTCTTTTTCGATATTTGTCTAGATTTTATCTCATGTCTGGGAATTTAAGTTGGAATAGTGTCTTGAAATCTAGATAGTCTTAAGTAGGATGAAGTCCTAAGTCATAAAGTTGTAGAAAACCATATTGTTTTTATAAGTTACCTACCTTTTTGTGAACCACTTATATACTGAGATTTTCTCTCACCTCATTAATACATTTATCTTACAAAAGTATCCAAATAGCCTCCCCTCCCTACACCCTATGTTGCTCGCTCTCCAAAAATGCTGACACACCCACCTCGAATCCTCGAAAAATGCACAAGCTTTGGAGGATCCGGTggtatttttgaagagtccaagcaacatagtcTGGACCTGATGAATTCTTCTTTGGGAAACTAGGGATTGCTAACTTGCCTACacttttcttttctcatttttcagGTTATGAACTTTGCTGGGGGTTCAAATATGACATGCTGAGGACGAGATATTTTCGTTCAGTCTATGGAGAGGAGAAGTAACAGCAGTTGCAACATGAATGTGATTTGCCTGTAAATTTGTTTATATACGTTTTAACGCGAATCAAATGTTGAAAACGTATCACTAGAATCTGGTAGAGATCATTGTGTTGGATATTTACAAGTTACAACTTGATAAAATTAACAGAATTATGTTTTTTGGTTATTACATAGACTCTGTTTAGGTTTGTTTGGGTTGAATGTTGGACAAAAAAATTAGCTGCATTTTATGTTCACTTCCTTTATTTCACATTTGGTTAGCCTTTTCCCCTTGCAAACTTTATATCTAAACACTGAATGATcgaatttacatttttttatatatatagatatggGCAACTTTAGTCTATATATATGTCGCTAGTGAGCCGTCAAGTACTAGTCTTGCAACTATACTTtattttgaatgaaaaaaataagtaagaaatgcACTTAATACTTCTAGCCTTCAAACTCaaaaaggattaaaaaaaaattaaagtaggCTCCatgaaatttattaatatatgaataatataCCAATAAGtaaatactaattatatacacaaATAACCATTACCTAATTCTTTTCATCATACGTGGCTTTGAATTTTTAAgcaaaaatgatatttttttcaaagaaaacaaaagagaagaaagggaGAATCTAACTATAGAGAAAACGACATATTCCTACTAAAGTTTATAAAATCATATGAATAGACAGTGAACTTCCAACTATAAAACAGTGATTTTTAAGTTCTCTGTGTAAATAGtgtacaaattatattatttataaaattaagttaTTACAAATAATTATAAGTAACTTTTTTAGATAAATATTACTAATTGATAGATAAAAATCAATACCTATAAGTTCGATCACacatataatattaaaagaGTTACACTATCAGTATATATATAGgttaaatttcaaaagtaaaaaaaaactcatgtttttgcgggtggggtggggtggggttaGGGGGAGGTTGTTGATATTtcactattttgttgaattcaTAACATCaagtttaaagaaaataatcaaaagaaattAGCTAATGGGATTTATTAACAACCatgaattattttgaaataaaaacaaaaagacaagtcttaatttttcttctcttatgacatatttaattgccactaaatagATATATTAATTGCAtgcataattataaaatatacatCTTAACCTCTACGATATGACATTGATAGAAAacaaatcatttatttatttttattataaaaaaaaaagagtaaaagttGAAGAATCTTAAAGTCAtatctcaaatttaaatttcactATTTTCATGATGAATTTCACTGTCAAATGTCAAGTCaataaaaaatactagtaaATAATTAACGTGTGGGTTAGAAGGCTAATATCAACTCATCTTTTTAATTACATTTTCCCTTACTAATTACTAAAGCAATtgcttttatgttatgatgtcCACCTCAAGTAATAAGTAAGATGTCATTtgcatgaattttttattttcaatttttggttCCCAAAATTACAATATTATAGTAGAGcagtatttttcttttatggcAAGTTTGCCTGTTCTTTGTGTATTTTGGGTCTATAATTCAATGAAATGAGGAGATTGATGAGGATGTCACACATTGTATTGAAGTCGGATGAATGAAATAAAGGTTCATATCTAGTCACTACAAATAAAATTGGCATTAGCTACAAACTTCATCACTAATCTATTGTTAATCTACACGTAGCTAACAAAAATCTGTCTCTATACATAATCAACGACGAATTTTACTAATTAGCTATACAATTTGTCAGTCGCTAGCTaaatcctattttttttaatagtggGGTCCTAAGTGATAAGAACGTGTCAACGAGACATGTAAGTGAGTTCTATAAAATGGTTATTACGCTGACTATGTTGTAGAAGGGAGAGTCAGTCAAGAATTCGTGTGTTCAGAAGATGAAACATAACAGAAATGAGGATGCTTAGATGGAAGTGTGACAAATTATAAGAGACAAGAttaggaacaaaaatatatagagCAAGGTGGGGAATAGCCTCCATAGTGGCGAGATGTGGGAAACAAGGATGATATGGTTCGGAAAGTCAAGAACAGGAAAAGCACATGACCTAGTCATGAGAAGGCGCAAGAGATTGACGATGATAGGCTTAAGGGATAGGTCTAGGTAGACCGAGAAAGAATTGAAGAAATGAGATTAATTAAACATGATATGACACA
Proteins encoded in this window:
- the LOC125864785 gene encoding E3 ubiquitin-protein ligase RHF2A-like isoform X3, yielding MCWQSISLKDQMSQELFEAVEQERNFRVNAERNATLFHFPALGDFELQHLPVDIDDPELEERILQHLAVAASMGRAHHVGRREGSRNHSSTNHRPQLLVFPTHHNSSPTTSVSPYPTGSISDPAATTTVDSPLPISSGSSDSPRQMPHLSSVQSDSPRQMPHLSSVQSDQLSALSSGSVLTPATTQGISSGDRSSSSSSFTPIHRRAGPSELQSFSESWRSRFSSMSMKYKESISKNTRGWKERLFSRSSSMPDAGPVGRESNAGIASLSHLMERLETRENSRAGSVSAVTNIVDSSHTLQRDHGNMRTHIGNGLNRNSTASAASSAQN
- the LOC125864785 gene encoding E3 ubiquitin-protein ligase RHF2A-like isoform X2, with translation MDEVKKSEGHMTSPAAFVEGGIQDACDDACSICLEAFCESDPPSVTSCKHEFHLQCVLEWCQRSSNCPMCWQSISLKDQMSQELFEAVEQERNFRVNAERNATLFHFPALGDFELQHLPVDIDDPELEERILQHLAVAASMGRAHHVGRREGSRNHSSTNHRPQLLVFPTHHNSSPTTSVSPYPTGSISDPAATTTVDSPLPISSGSSDSPRQMPHLSSVQSDQLSALSSGSVLTPATTQGISSGDRSSSSSSFTPIHRRAGPSELQSFSESWRSRFSSMSMKYKESISKNTRGWKERLFSRSSSMPDAGPVGRESNAGIASLSHLMERLETRENSRAGSVSAVTNIVDSSHTLQRDHGNMRTHIGNGLNRNSTASAASSAQN
- the LOC125864785 gene encoding E3 ubiquitin-protein ligase RHF2A-like isoform X1, encoding MDEVKKSEGHMTSPAAFVEGGIQDACDDACSICLEAFCESDPPSVTSCKHEFHLQCVLEWCQRSSNCPMCWQSISLKDQMSQELFEAVEQERNFRVNAERNATLFHFPALGDFELQHLPVDIDDPELEERILQHLAVAASMGRAHHVGRREGSRNHSSTNHRPQLLVFPTHHNSSPTTSVSPYPTGSISDPAATTTVDSPLPISSGSSDSPRQMPHLSSVQSDSPRQMPHLSSVQSDQLSALSSGSVLTPATTQGISSGDRSSSSSSFTPIHRRAGPSELQSFSESWRSRFSSMSMKYKESISKNTRGWKERLFSRSSSMPDAGPVGRESNAGIASLSHLMERLETRENSRAGSVSAVTNIVDSSHTLQRDHGNMRTHIGNGLNRNSTASAASSAQN